The following DNA comes from Deltaproteobacteria bacterium.
CCTCGCCCGCGCGCGCGTCGAGTCGCAGGTTCGCGTGAGCGTCCCCGCGAGACTCGCCCAGGTTCACGAGCGCAATCGGCATTCCGCGCTCGGTAGCGCGCAGCACGAAGCGATACCCGCTGAAGACCGCCAGCGACGACCCGACCACGAGCAGCGCCTCCGACGCGTCCAGCAGCGCGAAGCTGTGCTCGACCTTCTCGCGCGGCACCGAGTCGCCAAAGAAGACGACGTCCGGCTTGAGCACGCCGCCACACGCCAGACACGCGGGCACCACGAAGCTCGCGATGGCGTCGCGCGAGAGCTCGGCGTCGCCATCGGGCGCGAGCTCCACGGGCTGGCGGTCGAAGTTCGGGTTCGCGTCGAGGATTCGGCCTTGAAGCTCCGAGCGCGGCTCGACGGCGCCGCACTGCAGACACCGCGCCTCGTGCAGCGCGCCGTGCAGCTCCACGACCCCCGTGCTCCCCGCCGCCTGGTGCAAGCGATCCACGTTCTGCGTGAGCAGCGCACTCACTGAACCCATCGATTGAAGCTGCGCGAGCGCGCGATGTCCGTCGTTCGGCCGCGCCTCGGCGAACCGCGGCCAACCGAGCGCCGAGCGCGCCCAGTAGCGCTGCCGCGCCGCCGCCGAGGTCACGAACTCACGATGCTGGATGGGATTTCGCGCGCGCTTGCGCGTCTCGGGCCCGCGGTAATCGGGGATGCCGCTCTCGGTGGAGCAGCCCGCGCCGGTGAGCACCAGCGTGCGCTTGCCGCGCAGGAGCTCCGCCAGCGGCGCGACATCGACCGTGGAGAGCGGCGCGGAGAGCATCCCCAAGTTCTACAAGCCGAGGGCTGCCGGCCGCACGCCCTTCTCGAGCGCCGCGCGCAGGTTGTCCTCGAGCCCGCTGAGGAGCAGCGGCACCGCGGCGTTGCTCCAGCCGAAGCCCATGCCGCGGCTCTCTTCCTCGGCGAGGTACACGCCCAGGTCGTTGCCCTGGTTGTGGTACTCGCTCGCGTCCACCAGGTGCGAGGCCAGGGCCACGTTGTACTTCTCCTTGATCGTGCCGTTCCGCTCCCCGGCGATGCGCAGCACCATGTGCAGCCAGCGGTAGGCGATCTTGTCGGCCAGCGCGTGGAAGCCGTAGCGCCGCAAGCCTTCGACGGCGATGACTTGAAGGGGCGCCCAGCCCACCGGCCAATCCCACTGGAAGCGCTCGCGGGGCGCGCCCTGACGCGAGGCCGGCGAGCTCGTGGCCAAGCCGCCCGGCTCGAGGAAGCGGTCCACCAGCTCTGCCACGCGCGCCGCCTGCTGGCCCGAGGCCATGCCCACCCAGAGCGGGAAGAACGTGGCCAGCGACTCGTAGTGCGCGCGCCGTCCGGTCGTCAGGTTCCAGTCGAAGTACAGGCCGCGCTGCTCGTCCCACAGGTAGCGGTCGACGATCTCCCGTCGCGCCTTGGCACGCCGATCCCAGCGCGCGGCGCGGGCGCTCTTCGCACCCTCGATGCGCCGGTACATCGACGCCAGGTCGCGCTCTTGCCGATACAACAGCGCGTTCAGGCACACCGGCGCGTGCTCGTGCGCCAGCTCGCCGAAGCGGTGCGTGAGGTCCCAGCCGCTCTCGCGCTGGGCGCGGTCGTTGGCCCAGAAGCTCGGGGTCTGCGGGTGGCACGCGTAGAAGTCCGGGTTCACCTCGGGGCACGGGCCGCCGGCCTCGTCGTGGTAGCGGCTGAGCCCAATCGACGTGATCCGTGGCGCGCGGCTCCACAAGTGCTCGCTCGTCGTCTCCGCGGCGCGCGCACAGCGGCGCAGGAAGTTCAGCGCCTCGGGATCGCCCTGGCGCTCGAGCTCCTCGAACACCTCGCGCGCGAGCGGCGTCAGGAACGGCGGCTGGGTGCGCGAGAGGTGGTAGCTGCGGTTGGTGTTGGCGATCTTGCCGAAGTGGCGGATCTGGTAGGTGAGGTTCTCGGCCACGTCGCGGGCCATGTCCACGTAGCCAGCGCTGATGGCGCCGCGGGCCTGGAAGTAGCAATCCCAGCCGTACATCTCGGTGAACATGCCGCCGGGCACGAGGTACGGCTTGGGCAGGTAGCAGATGCCCGCGTCCTTCGACATCTGCTGCTGCCACGCGCGCCCGCGCTTGCGCGGGAAGGGCACAATCACGATCTCGCTGCGCCGCTTGGCCTGCCGGCGCAGCCGGGCGATCGCGCTCTCGTCGCCCTCGGGGACGTAGATGTAGTACCGGCCGTCGGAGGCGCGGAGGATGCCCTCGTCGATGGCGTGGCAGAGGTCGTCCACGTTGTCGGCGCGCCGCACCAGCCCGCGCCACGTGTAGGCCACGTAGTTCAGCATGCGGTCGAGCCGCGTGGGCGCGAGCGCCGCCAGGGGCAGGAGCGCGTGGTCGGGGTTGCCGCGGCGAATCTCGCGGCCCAGCAACGCCGCCAGCCCGCTCAGCCGCTCGGCGCCCGAGAGGCGGAGCTCCAGGCCGGGCGCGAGCTCGAGGTTGATCGACTTCACCCGCGAGCGGCGCAGGTCATCGACGGTGATCTTGCCGTCGCGCCCGACGTCGACCTGGCGCAGCAGCATGGACAGCAGCTCCCGGGGCTTCACGGCAAAGCGGCCGCTGGTCTCCAGGCGGGGTTCGGGGAGGGCGTGGGGCGGAGGCGACAACGGTAGTTCCCGGTGAGGTAACGGTCGAACGCGCGCGAAAGCGCCGCTCTTCCCACTCCGGGATCGGTCGCGGTTAGCGCTTCGCCAAGGCGAGGATGGCCCTCCATTCGGCCTGCGTCACCGGCATCACCGAGAGCCGGTTCCCCTGCTTGAGGAGCTGCATGCCAGCGAGCTTGCGCTCTTTGCGCAGGCGCTCGAGGGGCACGATGGCCGGGAACGTGGCCGTCCAGCGCAGCTCCACCGAGCTCCAGCGCGGATCGGCCTTCGTGGCCTTGGCGTCGTAATAGTCGGACTTCTTGTCGAGCGCCGTGAGGTCCGGGAAGGCCTCGCGCGCCACCTCGGCGGTGCCGGCCACGCCGATCGCGTCGGAGCTCGAGTGGTACACGAGCACACCGTCGCCCTGCTTCATGGCCCGCAGGTAATTGCGCGCCAGGTAGTTGCGCACGCCCTCCCAGCCGGTGGTCTGGCCCTTGGCCTTCTCCAGATCGTGGATGGAGAACACGTCCGGTTCGGTCTTCACGAGCCAGTACTGGGTCGACATGGAAGTCCTAAAGGCTCAGGGCGCAAAGCTCTGGGGCTGGGGGCTGGGGGCTGGGGGCTGGGGGCTGGGGGCTGGGGGCTGGGGGCTGGCCGGAGAGCGAATAGAGCAGGAACGAGAAGATTGGGAATGAGATTGTGCGAGTCGTTCGCATTCAACTGCGAATTCATCTGGGCTAGTCTGCGCCCGCCTAGTCCCCAGCCCCCCAGCCCCAAGTCCCCAACATGCTCATCGACCTGCACGTTCACTCGCGCGCCACCGCCGGCTGCGAGCTCGACGCCGCCAAGGTGCTCGCCAAGGCCGAGCAGCTCGGCCTCGACGCCGTGGCCTTCACCGACTTGAACTCGCTCTCTGCGGCGAAGGAGCTCCTGGCCGCCGGGCAGGGCAAGGGCGTGAAGGTCTTCGTGGGCGTGGAGCTCTCGACCGACCACGGCCACTACCTGGCCTTCTTCCCCGAGCCCACCAACGTGCCCGAGCCGGCGCAGCTCTTCGGCGACTCGAGCAAGGGCTGGCCGGCGCGCGAGGTGCTCGAGAAGGTGGCGTCGCTGGGCGGCGTGGCCATCGCCGCGCACCCCTACGACCGCGACGTGGAGCGCCCCAGCGGCGACTACATCTTCACCCTCAAGGATCGCCTGGTGGCCATCGAGGGCCTGAACGGGCGCCGCAAGCCGGGCGTGAACGACCTCGCCGTGGAGGCCAGCGAGCACATGGCGCTGCCCTGCGTGGGCGGCTCGGGCGCGTCGACGATGCTCGACGAGGTGGGCAAGGCCGCCACCTGGTTCAAGGAGAAGGTCTCGACGCACGCCGAGCTGGTGGCCGCGCTCAAGGGCGGGCAGTACTTCCCGGTCGGCGCGGGCCGACCGCCGCCGCTCTCGGAGCTGGCGCGGGCGCCCAAGAACACCGGCGAGCGGTTCGACCGTGGCGATCGAGGTGATCGCGGCGGACGCGATCGCGATCGGCGCGGGGGCCGCGGCGGCGGCCGCGATCGTCGCGGTGGCCGTGGCGGCGGCCGCGACCGGCGCTAGTTCAGCAATATCTAGATATGTCGATTTAGCCTGCGTCGGATCCGGCGTCGCGTCCTGCGTCGGAACCGCCGTCGCCATCTCCGCCATCCGTGGGTGCGCCGGCGTCGAGATCGACCTCGCCGCCGTCGGGCCAGCACGGGTAGAGCCCGCCATCGGGCCAGGGGCAGTACTGGTAGTACTGGACGTTCCCCGAGTCGAGGCCGGTGCTGCCGATGCCGCCGCCCGTGCCTTCACCGCAGGCGCCGTTGGCTCCCGCGCAGGGCACGCCGTAGCAGGCCATGAGCGTCACCGCGGCCACGCCCGAGCCGGCCGCCGCCGCGATGCCTTTCGCCCATCGCAGCGCCACCGGCGTCACCGAGCGCTGGCAGTTCGGACAGCGCTCTGCGCTTCGCGGGAGCAGCCCCTGGCAGCCGCCGCAGATCTCCAGAGCCATGGTGCACCCTCCGTGGCGACCCTCAGCGAACCGCGTGCCGAGCGCCCAAGTGCGCAGAATCGCACCGGCGTGCGCGGCCCGCGCGACGGCTCAGTATGACAACTTTGTCTGGGCCCTGCTCAGGAGCCCGAGGCAGGCGTCGTCGCGGGCGCAGCGCCCGTGTCCACCGCGGAGACCTTGCCGTCGGAGAGCGTGACCTTGCGCTTGCCGCCGCTGTAGGTCCACACCTCGGCGCGGTTGCCGCCCTTGAGGTCGATGCTCTTGTGCTCCGGGATGCCCCAGGCCATCTCCACGGCCTCCGCATCCATGTCGCGAACCACCTGCTTCTGGGAGATGGCCGCGCGGATCTCGTCGGCGTAGGCGTTCAGTCGCGGCGAGGGATCCTCCGCCGTGAGCAGCCGATCCAGCGCGGTGAGGAACTGGTCGTGGCTCTTGAGGTCCGAGCGCAGGACGAGGATCGCCGGCCGATCTCCCGACTCGCCCTCCACGTGCAAATACACCCAGGGGTTGTAGCGCGGCGTGTACGGCATGCGTCCGGCGACGACCATTCCCGTGGGCAGCTCCACCTTGGTGATGGTCACCTTGCGGCCAGCAGGGACGATGCCCTTGGCCGGCGGCGCGGGGACCACTTCGCCGTGCGCGTCGGTGAAGAGCTGCAGCTCCTGGGGTGGCTGGGCGGAGACCAGCTCCTTGCTGTCGTCGCTCCAGAACGGCCCCTCGTAGAGGCTCACCCGCAGAAAGCGCGAGCGGCCGTTGAGCTCGTTCTCGAGCTTGGCGCGGTCGTCGTCGGGGATGGGCGTGGCCGAGGCGCAGCCCACGAGGGCGACGGCGGCGATGGCGGCGGCGATGAAAGAGCGCATGGGCGTTGGCTAGCACGCACAACCGGTGACCTCAACGTCGATTCCCTGCTTGCAGCCCCGCTCGACGATGGCCACGCATTCACGATGCGGTGGCTCCTCTGTGCAGCGCTGTTGGTTTGTGGCTGCTCTCGAAACGAGAGGCCCGGCTCGACCGCCGGCGAGTCGGTGCCGCGGCCGCAGGTGATCATCGACAACGCCGTCCCCAATGACATGCCGCCGGCGGTGCCGCCCATCCCACCGACGTCGCGCTCGCCGCAGAACATGGGCTTCGACGCGGGCCAGGCGCCTCCCCAGCTGTGGATCACGCCGCTCGCACCGCCGAAGAAACCCACGCGGCTCACGCCGACCGAAGGTGTGGTCGACGCAGGCTTCTTCGAAGTGCCCGCACCGCCGCACCAGGACCCGATTCCCCCGCCCCAGGGCGGTGTCAGCCCGCAGCAGTAGGGTGACACGCGGGGGTGAGCACATGGATTCGATGACGATGGACGTGCGCCGCAAGGCGCGCGGCCGCGCGGGTGAGTCTTCCGCGGCGGAGTTCTTGGAAGCGCAGGGTTACCGCATCGTGGCGCGCAACCACCACTCGCGCGCGGGCGAGGTGGATCTCATCGCCGAGAGGGGCGAGCTCTTGTGCTTCGTGGAGGTGCGGGCGCGGGCAGGCTCGGCCATCGCCGCGCCGGAGGCCACGGTCACGCGCGGCAAGCAGCGCAAGGTGGTGCTCGCCGCGCTCGACTACGTGCAGCGGCACGAGCTCACCGAGCGCGCCATCCGCTTCGACGTGGTGGCCATCCTGGGCGATGACATCCTGCACATCGAGAACGCCTTCGACGCCGGCATGTGAGGTTGTGCTACGGAGGGGCATGGCCGGCACCCTCTTCGTCGTCGCGACACCGATCGGCAACCTGGGCGACATCACCGAGCGCGCCATCGAGGTGCTCCGCGCCGTGCCCCACGTGGCCGCCGAGGACACCCGCCGTGCTCGCGTGCTGCTCGATCACCTTGGCGTCGGCACCAAGCCGCAGAGCCTGCCCGCCTTCGACGAGCGTGGCCGCGCGGATTCGGTGCTCGCGCCCGTGGTGGCCGGCGAGGACCTGGCGCTCGTGACCGACGCCGGCACGCCCGCGATCTCCGATCCCGGCGGCGCGCTCGTGGCCCGCGCGGTGGAGCTCGGCCTGAACGTGGTGCCCATTCCGGGCGCGTGCGCAGCCGTGGCGGCGGTGAGCGTGGCCGCGCTGCCCACGGACCGCTTCGTCTTCATCGGCTTCTTGCCGCGAAAGGGGCAGGGCCGGGCGCGCTTGCTCGAGCAGCTCCGGACGCTGCCCATGGCCGTGGTGCTCTACGAGTCGCCGCATCGGATCGCCGAGACCTGCGCAGATCTTGCCGAGGTCTGGGGCGATCGCCGCGCGGTGGTGGCCCGCGAGCTCACCAAGCTGCACGAGGAGCTGCTGCGCGGGACGCTCTCCGAGCTCGCGTCGCGGCTGGGGCAGGGCGAGGTGAAGGGCGAGATCGTGCTGGTCGTCGAAGGCGCGCCCGAGGCCGCCGAGGAAGCGCTCACGCCCGAGGCGCTCGAGGCCGAGATTCGCCGGCAGCTCGCCGCGGGCGACAAGCCCATCAAGGAGATCGCGCGCACGCTCGCCGAGGCGCTGGGGCGCCCGCGAAAAGAGATCTACGAGCTCGCTTTGAAGCTGGCCGGAAAGTCCTAGCCAGAGCTTGGAGACCCCGCCGGCACCTCAGCCGGCGCAGCCGGCGAGCGCGGAGGCCGGGTCGAGAAGCGCGGTTAGAACGTCAGGACGCCGGTCGCCGAGAAGTAGAAGTCGTTGACCTGGCTGATGCGGAAGCGGCGGCCCACCGAGTCCCACCGGAAGTCGTAGCTCGGGTTGAGCTCGCCGGTGTTGTCGGGCGTGGCCGTGGTCGCGGGGAGGTCCACGCGGCCGTTGCCGTTGAGGTCGTTGCCCACGTTCTCGTTGGTGAGGAAGTGATCGGTGTCGTGGAAGTAGCTCGCCGCCAGACGCAGCTCCACGTACTGGGCCGCGCGCGCGTTGATGCCCAGCGTGCCGCCCATGTGGAAGTACTGCTCGGTGAAGAGCAGCTTGCCGAGCTGGTCGCTCATCTCGTTGTAGTAGCGGCCCTCGGAGACGAACTGGCCCGTGCCGCGCAGATCGACGACCAGCGACTGGTGCTTGCTCGGCTCGTCGTACGCGTAGAGCTCCACGCCCATGATCAGCGTGCCGTAGTAGGGCGGCTGCTCGCCGGTGTCCTGGCGCGACCAGGTCGAGGCCGCGTCGCCGCCGCCGGGGCAGTTCTCGGGGAACGCCAGCGTCGAGGGGTGGTCGCAGTTCGAGTAGAAGCCGCCCAGGATGCGCGGCAGCGACGCCGAGAACTGGAGATAGGGGTCCACGTATCCCACGCGCTTGCTCATCGACATGTACGGCGTGAACCGCTGCACCTTGTCGCCCACCGCGCCCGGGCTGGTGGGCGAGGTGTTCAGCGCCGGGTCGATCGCGTCGGCGAGGGGGAAGGTGTAGTCGAAGCCGATGACCCAGGTCGGCTTGGTGTCGTCGCGCTTCTCGCTGAGCACCGCGAACGCCGTGCCCACCGTCAGATTACCCACGCCCGAGCGGTGCACCTCGGCGTTCGGGTTGTAGAACGCGCCCGCATTGGCGCAGTCGTAGCCTCCGCGCGCGGTGACGCAGTTGTTGAAGACGGTGGAGGAGCCGTTGTCGGTGATCGACGGGTACCCGTAGTTGCGCGTCCAGCCCAGGATGATGGGCAGCGTGGCGTGGATCTCCAGGTCGTGCCAGATGCCAACGGCCAAACGGATGGGCAGGGTCTGCGTCACCTCGGTGAGCCGGAGCTCCGCCACGTCGATGATGTCGCCCGACTGGTGGTTCTCGCGGTTGATGAGGGCGCGGTGCTGGACGCGGTCGTAGCCCACCTGCAGGTCGATCCCGAGCGGGAACGAGGCGTTGTCCTCGAAGCCCGTGGCAACCCGGGTGATCTCGGCGCCATAAGCGGGAAGTGTCGCGGTGAGGACGACGGCGGCTGCCGCGTACGCCAGACCCTTCATCACCCCTCCAAGATGCGCGCGATTCCAGGCACCTGAGCGCGCTTCGGCACGTGCCGACGCTAGGCCGCTGCGTCCGAAGGTGTCAAGAATTCAAGAATGTTGGCCACATCGGAATCGTGTGGCGCGAATTGCTACTCGGGCCCGTCGGCGTCCTTGTCGGCGTCGCGCAGACCGAACTCCTTCATCTTCGTCTGGAGCGTCTTGCGCGAGATCTGCAGGAGCTTGGCGGCCTGGCTCACGTTGCCGCCCGTCTCTTCGAGCGCCTTGATGATCTCGTCGCGCTCCATCTCGGCCATCTTCTGGCGCACGCGATCCTTGAGGCCCAGCGTCTCGCTCGAGGCCGCCGGCGCCGCCCCGCCCGTGACCGGCCGCGAGAGATCCGATGGCATCGCGCTCGGCAA
Coding sequences within:
- a CDS encoding EVE domain-containing protein, which gives rise to MSTQYWLVKTEPDVFSIHDLEKAKGQTTGWEGVRNYLARNYLRAMKQGDGVLVYHSSSDAIGVAGTAEVAREAFPDLTALDKKSDYYDAKATKADPRWSSVELRWTATFPAIVPLERLRKERKLAGMQLLKQGNRLSVMPVTQAEWRAILALAKR
- the rsmI gene encoding 16S rRNA (cytidine(1402)-2'-O)-methyltransferase, which encodes MAGTLFVVATPIGNLGDITERAIEVLRAVPHVAAEDTRRARVLLDHLGVGTKPQSLPAFDERGRADSVLAPVVAGEDLALVTDAGTPAISDPGGALVARAVELGLNVVPIPGACAAVAAVSVAALPTDRFVFIGFLPRKGQGRARLLEQLRTLPMAVVLYESPHRIAETCADLAEVWGDRRAVVARELTKLHEELLRGTLSELASRLGQGEVKGEIVLVVEGAPEAAEEALTPEALEAEIRRQLAAGDKPIKEIARTLAEALGRPRKEIYELALKLAGKS
- a CDS encoding PHP domain-containing protein encodes the protein MLIDLHVHSRATAGCELDAAKVLAKAEQLGLDAVAFTDLNSLSAAKELLAAGQGKGVKVFVGVELSTDHGHYLAFFPEPTNVPEPAQLFGDSSKGWPAREVLEKVASLGGVAIAAHPYDRDVERPSGDYIFTLKDRLVAIEGLNGRRKPGVNDLAVEASEHMALPCVGGSGASTMLDEVGKAATWFKEKVSTHAELVAALKGGQYFPVGAGRPPPLSELARAPKNTGERFDRGDRGDRGGRDRDRRGGRGGGRDRRGGRGGGRDRR
- a CDS encoding trehalase, with protein sequence MLLRQVDVGRDGKITVDDLRRSRVKSINLELAPGLELRLSGAERLSGLAALLGREIRRGNPDHALLPLAALAPTRLDRMLNYVAYTWRGLVRRADNVDDLCHAIDEGILRASDGRYYIYVPEGDESAIARLRRQAKRRSEIVIVPFPRKRGRAWQQQMSKDAGICYLPKPYLVPGGMFTEMYGWDCYFQARGAISAGYVDMARDVAENLTYQIRHFGKIANTNRSYHLSRTQPPFLTPLAREVFEELERQGDPEALNFLRRCARAAETTSEHLWSRAPRITSIGLSRYHDEAGGPCPEVNPDFYACHPQTPSFWANDRAQRESGWDLTHRFGELAHEHAPVCLNALLYRQERDLASMYRRIEGAKSARAARWDRRAKARREIVDRYLWDEQRGLYFDWNLTTGRRAHYESLATFFPLWVGMASGQQAARVAELVDRFLEPGGLATSSPASRQGAPRERFQWDWPVGWAPLQVIAVEGLRRYGFHALADKIAYRWLHMVLRIAGERNGTIKEKYNVALASHLVDASEYHNQGNDLGVYLAEEESRGMGFGWSNAAVPLLLSGLEDNLRAALEKGVRPAALGL
- a CDS encoding YraN family protein codes for the protein MDVRRKARGRAGESSAAEFLEAQGYRIVARNHHSRAGEVDLIAERGELLCFVEVRARAGSAIAAPEATVTRGKQRKVVLAALDYVQRHELTERAIRFDVVAILGDDILHIENAFDAGM
- a CDS encoding NAD-dependent protein deacetylase; amino-acid sequence: MLSAPLSTVDVAPLAELLRGKRTLVLTGAGCSTESGIPDYRGPETRKRARNPIQHREFVTSAAARQRYWARSALGWPRFAEARPNDGHRALAQLQSMGSVSALLTQNVDRLHQAAGSTGVVELHGALHEARCLQCGAVEPRSELQGRILDANPNFDRQPVELAPDGDAELSRDAIASFVVPACLACGGVLKPDVVFFGDSVPREKVEHSFALLDASEALLVVGSSLAVFSGYRFVLRATERGMPIALVNLGESRGDAHANLRLDARAGEVLPELARALG